The DNA segment CGTCGGCTACCTCGCGCAGGAGTACATCCGGGACACCTTCCGCTCGCTCTGGCTCGTCGCCATCGTGCTCATCGTCTTCGGCGTGCTGCTCGGCCTCGCCGACTGGCTCGGTCGCCGCACGCGCGAGCTGACCGACCTGACGTACCCGCACGGCCTCGCGTACGGGCTCGCGCAGATGCTCGCGCTGATCCCGGGGGTCTCGCGCTCGGGAGCGACGACGACCATGGGGCTCGCTCTCGGCTATACCCGCCCGGCCGCGGCGCGCTACGCCTTCCTGCTCGCGATTCCCGCGGTGTTCGGTAGCGGCCTCTACGAGCTCGTCACGGCGATCCGCGAGCCCGGCTCGAGCCCGTTCGGCTGGGTCGAGATCGCGGCGGCGACGGTCGTCGCCTTCGGCGTCGGTCTCGCCGTCATCGCCGGACTCATGGCCTACATCTCGAAGCGCTCGTTCCTGCCCTTCGTGATCTACCGGCTGCTGCTCGGCGGCACTCTGCTCGTGCTGCTCTCGACCGGCGTGCTCGACCCGCTGTAGCGCGACTTGCGCTCGCGGGCGACCCCGCGCGATCATCCGCGCATCTCCACAATTCAGGAGATGGCGCGCGCCGATGCGGCTTCAGGATGCTCCACCGGCGTGTCGCGGACCGTGGAGTCACGCGACTCCTGAGTTGTGGGGATCGGCGCCGGTGCCGACAACGCCACGAGAGTCGCGCTCAAGTCCGGCGAAGCCTGCCTGG comes from the Microcella frigidaquae genome and includes:
- a CDS encoding undecaprenyl-diphosphate phosphatase — its product is MNLLDAIILGLIQGLTEFLPISSSAHLRIAGEFLPSATDPGATFTAITQLGTELAVLLYFWKDITRIIGKWLRSFGPRSGSHAAGGERGVPRNDPDVRMGWLIIIGTLPIVIVGYLAQEYIRDTFRSLWLVAIVLIVFGVLLGLADWLGRRTRELTDLTYPHGLAYGLAQMLALIPGVSRSGATTTMGLALGYTRPAAARYAFLLAIPAVFGSGLYELVTAIREPGSSPFGWVEIAAATVVAFGVGLAVIAGLMAYISKRSFLPFVIYRLLLGGTLLVLLSTGVLDPL